From one Triticum urartu cultivar G1812 chromosome 3, Tu2.1, whole genome shotgun sequence genomic stretch:
- the LOC125548776 gene encoding abscisic acid receptor PYL4-like: MPYAAARPSPQQHSRISSGCKALVAHGAAVPGEVARYHEHAAGAGQCCSAVVQAIAAPVEAVWSVVRRFDRPQAYKRFIKSCRLVDGDGGAVGSVREVRVVSGLPGTSSRERLEILDDERRVLSFRIVGGEHRLANYRSVTTVSEVASTVAGAPRVTLVVESYVVDVPPGNTSDETRLFVDTIVRCNLQSLARTAEQLALAVPHVN; this comes from the coding sequence ATGCCGTACGCAGCTGCACGGCCGTCGCCTCAGCAGCACAGCCGGATCAGCTCTGGCTGTAAGGCGTTGGTGGCCCACGGCGCAGCGGTGCCGGGCGAGGTGGCGCGGTACCACGAGCACGCGGCCGGCGCGGGGCAGTGCTGCTCGGCCGTGGTGCAGGCGATCGCGGCGCCCGTGGAGGCGGTGTGGTCGGTCGTCCGGCGCTTCGACCGGCCGCAGGCGTACAAGCGCTTCATCAAGAGCTGCCGCCTGGtggacggcgacggcggcgcggtgGGGTCGGTGCGGGAGGTGCGCGTGGTCTCCGGCCTGCCCGGCACCAGCAGCCGCGAGCGGCTCGAGATCCTGGACGACGAGCGGCGCGTGCTCAGCTTCCGGATCGTCGGCGGCGAGCACCGCCTCGCCAACTACCGGTCCGTGACCACCGTGAGCGAGGTGGCGTCGACGGTGGCCGGGGCGCCGCGGGTGACCCTGGTGGTCGAGTCGTACGTGGTGGACGTGCCGCCGGGGAACACCAGCGACGAGACGCGCCTGTTCGTGGACACCATCGTGCGGTGCAACCTCCAGTCGCTGGCGCGCACGGCGGAGCAACTCGCGCTGGCCGTGCCGCACGTCAATTGA